The proteins below are encoded in one region of Methanosarcina barkeri 3:
- the pyrF gene encoding orotidine-5'-phosphate decarboxylase, translating into MEKKSCMILALDVSDREEALKIAEDVSEFVDAVKVGYPLVLATGLGIIRELSEFAPIIADFKVADIPNTNRLICEQVFEAGADAVIVQGFTGRDSLDACIEVASEYGKDVFVVSEMSHPGGAEFLQPVGETIARMAAQAGAFGLVAPATRPERVKAIREIIGDKLTIISPGVGAQGGKASDVIAAGADWVIVGRSIYRADSPREAAREIAAEIEAGPNGEN; encoded by the coding sequence ATGGAAAAGAAAAGCTGTATGATCCTTGCACTTGATGTTTCCGATAGGGAAGAAGCGCTCAAAATTGCAGAAGATGTCTCGGAATTCGTGGACGCTGTAAAGGTAGGCTACCCTCTAGTACTTGCTACCGGACTTGGAATTATCAGGGAACTTTCCGAGTTTGCTCCCATAATAGCCGATTTCAAGGTTGCCGATATTCCAAATACCAACCGCCTTATCTGCGAGCAGGTCTTTGAGGCAGGAGCCGATGCAGTTATTGTCCAGGGCTTTACAGGTCGGGACAGCCTTGATGCCTGTATTGAGGTCGCTTCCGAGTACGGGAAAGATGTGTTCGTGGTAAGCGAAATGAGCCACCCAGGAGGAGCCGAATTCCTCCAGCCCGTCGGAGAAACGATTGCAAGGATGGCAGCCCAAGCAGGAGCTTTCGGCCTTGTTGCCCCTGCAACCAGACCGGAAAGAGTGAAGGCGATAAGAGAAATTATAGGTGACAAACTCACCATCATCTCGCCTGGAGTCGGCGCCCAGGGAGGAAAAGCGTCTGATGTTATTGCCGCAGGCGCAGACTGGGTAATTGTAGGAAGAAGCATTTATAGAGCAGACTCCCCAAGAGAAGCTGCCAGGGAAATTGCTGCTGAGATCGAGGCCGGACCCAACGGAGAAAACTGA
- a CDS encoding RNA ligase partner protein: MLKQRFVLDTTALTDLQTREVMGYASLCEGMKAILDLIADARLHFGISCYVPYPSVYKEMYEFASRNGCDREVVAKIDTWLVKKSPDRYRVSVTSQIFHEYVAYMRERINRGMGVAEDAIWEAATECLFMENPQNKKKEYKEEVEREVIGGIIGKFRNKYRAALRYGILDSAPDIDVLILAKELDAAVIASDYGIEKWAEQLGVRFVPANVFPMMIQEYLKHLPENENEPESGNKDKSKEGPSGEIEFI; encoded by the coding sequence ATGCTTAAGCAGAGATTTGTGCTGGATACTACTGCATTAACGGACCTGCAGACGCGTGAGGTTATGGGCTATGCTTCCCTTTGCGAGGGAATGAAAGCGATTCTTGACCTGATAGCCGATGCTCGTCTGCATTTCGGGATAAGCTGTTACGTACCTTATCCGTCAGTATACAAAGAGATGTACGAATTTGCAAGCCGCAACGGCTGTGACAGGGAGGTTGTGGCTAAAATAGATACCTGGCTTGTAAAAAAATCTCCTGACAGGTATAGAGTTAGCGTAACTTCTCAGATCTTTCATGAGTATGTTGCTTACATGCGGGAGAGAATTAACCGGGGAATGGGAGTAGCAGAGGATGCGATATGGGAGGCAGCTACTGAATGTCTCTTTATGGAAAATCCTCAAAATAAGAAAAAAGAGTATAAGGAAGAGGTTGAGAGGGAAGTAATCGGGGGGATCATTGGCAAATTCCGAAATAAATATCGAGCTGCCCTTAGATATGGAATTCTTGATAGCGCTCCTGATATTGATGTTCTCATTCTTGCCAAGGAGCTTGATGCTGCAGTAATCGCAAGTGATTACGGGATTGAAAAGTGGGCCGAACAGCTTGGAGTCCGTTTTGTACCTGCAAACGTTTTTCCCATGATGATACAGGAGTACCTGAAACATCTTCCGGAAAACGAAAATGAGCCAGAGTCAGGAAACAAAGACAAAAGTAAAGAAGGACCATCGGGAGAAATTGAATTCATTTAA
- a CDS encoding methionine adenosyltransferase → MRNIVIEELKAPEVYRQRVEVVERKGLGHPDYICDAIMEQISVNLSRKYLETFGSILHYNIDKGMLVAGEVEGKLGGGRVVSPMKLIIGDRATFEAQGIEIDVPELAVGTSQQWIQDNLRFVDPENLIYQIELKRGSAELTDIFSRGEEILGANDTSAAVGYAPLSPTEKLVFECERYLNSRKFKKEYPESGEDVKVMGLRHREDIHLTVAMPLVDRFVESEEAYFKKKIELHNRIEEFTAGFAEKARAELESCMCLKPTVSLNTLDVPGRGLQGIYTTVTGTSAEDADGGQVGRGNRVNGIIPLNRPVSSEAAAGKNPVSHTGKVYNLLSHRIAAHIYSEVPDISEVYVWLLSEIGTPIDQPQIATAQLIMKKGSASEVEKEVAEVMEKELENIQAFSMELVAGKCPVC, encoded by the coding sequence TTGAGAAATATAGTTATAGAAGAATTAAAAGCACCCGAAGTTTACCGCCAGAGGGTTGAGGTTGTAGAACGAAAAGGTCTAGGACATCCGGACTATATTTGTGATGCCATAATGGAACAAATTTCAGTAAATCTGAGCCGGAAGTACCTTGAGACTTTCGGGAGTATCCTGCACTATAATATAGATAAAGGCATGCTCGTTGCAGGGGAAGTGGAAGGAAAATTGGGAGGAGGTAGAGTTGTAAGCCCTATGAAACTTATTATAGGGGATAGGGCCACTTTTGAAGCTCAGGGGATAGAAATCGACGTTCCCGAGCTTGCAGTCGGTACTTCACAGCAATGGATCCAGGATAACCTCCGCTTTGTGGACCCTGAAAATCTCATCTATCAGATTGAACTAAAAAGAGGCTCTGCAGAACTTACGGATATCTTTAGCAGAGGAGAAGAAATTCTCGGTGCAAATGACACTTCTGCAGCAGTTGGATATGCTCCTCTCAGTCCTACCGAGAAGCTTGTTTTCGAATGCGAGCGATACCTGAACTCGAGAAAGTTCAAAAAGGAATATCCTGAATCCGGAGAAGATGTAAAAGTTATGGGGCTCAGGCACAGGGAAGACATACATCTGACTGTTGCAATGCCGCTTGTGGATAGGTTTGTTGAATCAGAAGAAGCATACTTTAAGAAGAAAATCGAGCTGCATAACCGTATTGAAGAGTTTACTGCCGGATTTGCAGAAAAAGCAAGGGCTGAACTTGAGTCCTGTATGTGTCTTAAACCTACAGTCTCCTTGAACACTCTTGACGTTCCGGGTAGGGGGCTGCAAGGGATTTATACCACTGTAACCGGCACTTCTGCTGAGGATGCAGATGGTGGACAGGTAGGGCGTGGAAACCGGGTAAACGGAATAATTCCATTAAACCGTCCTGTTAGCAGTGAAGCTGCCGCAGGTAAAAACCCTGTAAGCCATACAGGAAAAGTTTACAACCTTCTTTCCCACAGGATCGCAGCGCATATCTACAGCGAGGTGCCTGACATTTCCGAAGTTTATGTCTGGCTTTTGAGTGAAATAGGAACTCCAATCGACCAGCCTCAGATTGCAACTGCCCAGCTTATAATGAAGAAAGGGTCTGCGAGTGAGGTTGAAAAAGAAGTGGCTGAGGTAATGGAAAAAGAGCTTGAGAATATACAGGCCTTCTCCATGGAACTTGTTGCAGGAAAATGTCCTGTATGTTGA
- a CDS encoding co-chaperone YbbN, with product MNGSNVMEIGDMTWGEVVESSKKPVIIMFYSPTCPYCKAMEPYFMNYANEFKSSAVFARMNIETNPWTVERFGVQGTPTFKFFCHGRPVWEQVGQVYPSILKTAVEDMINSGEECIRKSTPIGQDITGYA from the coding sequence TTGAACGGAAGCAATGTTATGGAAATTGGAGATATGACATGGGGAGAAGTAGTAGAAAGCTCTAAAAAGCCGGTTATTATAATGTTCTACAGCCCTACCTGCCCTTACTGCAAAGCTATGGAACCTTATTTTATGAACTATGCAAACGAATTCAAGAGTTCAGCCGTTTTTGCCCGCATGAACATTGAAACGAATCCCTGGACTGTTGAAAGGTTTGGAGTTCAGGGCACGCCTACTTTTAAGTTTTTCTGCCATGGAAGACCTGTATGGGAGCAAGTAGGCCAGGTTTATCCTTCCATATTGAAAACTGCGGTTGAAGATATGATTAACTCCGGGGAAGAGTGCATAAGAAAAAGCACTCCAATTGGCCAGGATATCACAGGATATGCTTAA
- a CDS encoding DUF488 domain-containing protein has translation MIRLKRIYEQSSDQDGFRVLVDRLWPRGLRKNEVRIDLWLKEIAPRDELRKLFSHNPEKWEEFRKCYLEELELKEEYVQKLIDKAKETDLTLLYAAKNEDFNNAVVLKEYLNSKLKRS, from the coding sequence TTGATTCGACTGAAAAGGATTTACGAACAGTCATCAGACCAGGACGGATTCAGGGTACTTGTTGACAGGCTTTGGCCCAGAGGGCTTCGAAAAAATGAAGTCAGGATTGATCTGTGGTTAAAGGAGATAGCTCCTAGGGACGAGCTTAGAAAACTGTTTTCACATAATCCTGAGAAATGGGAAGAGTTCAGGAAATGCTATCTTGAAGAACTGGAGCTAAAAGAAGAGTATGTACAGAAACTCATAGATAAAGCGAAAGAAACTGACCTGACCCTGCTCTACGCCGCAAAAAATGAAGATTTTAATAACGCCGTAGTTTTAAAGGAGTATCTGAACTCCAAATTAAAGAGATCTTGA
- a CDS encoding deoxyhypusine synthase encodes MDCNTPNKKLSTPIKAAKISPDMSVDELVREYKGCAFGAGRLAEAVDIYYEMLASEKTTKFFGLAGAMTPAGMRNIVADLIRDGYIDVLVTTGANMVHDTVEALGLHHYKGTDCTNDIQLRNECIDRIYDVYLPDQHFTDLEEFLQGVYSGLPQEKLSIRQVLTEIGKNLDDDSSILKTAAEVGVPVYCPALQDSVIGLQAWLYKEGNPLHVDAFADMHEFMEICYAAESAGALLLGGGVPKNYILQSMLVTPKSFDYAIQLTMDHPETGGLSGATLDEAQSWGKVGENAKSVTVYADATITLPLMVAAVRTRLPKR; translated from the coding sequence ATGGATTGTAATACTCCAAACAAAAAACTTTCGACCCCAATCAAAGCTGCAAAGATCAGTCCCGACATGAGTGTTGACGAGCTTGTCAGGGAATACAAAGGCTGCGCCTTTGGAGCAGGCAGGCTGGCTGAGGCCGTAGATATTTATTATGAAATGCTGGCTTCCGAAAAAACCACTAAATTCTTCGGACTTGCAGGTGCCATGACTCCTGCAGGCATGAGAAACATTGTTGCAGATTTAATACGCGACGGCTACATCGACGTGCTTGTCACGACAGGAGCTAATATGGTGCACGACACTGTCGAGGCTCTGGGCCTTCACCATTATAAGGGCACGGACTGTACAAACGATATTCAGCTACGGAATGAATGTATTGACAGGATTTATGATGTTTATCTTCCGGACCAGCACTTTACAGATCTTGAGGAATTTTTACAGGGCGTTTACTCAGGTCTTCCTCAGGAAAAACTCTCTATCAGGCAGGTGCTTACCGAGATTGGAAAAAATCTTGATGATGATTCCTCTATCCTGAAAACCGCAGCAGAAGTAGGAGTGCCTGTATATTGCCCTGCCCTCCAGGACTCGGTAATAGGGCTTCAGGCCTGGCTGTACAAAGAAGGAAACCCTCTGCATGTGGATGCATTTGCTGATATGCATGAGTTTATGGAAATCTGCTATGCGGCTGAGAGTGCAGGTGCCCTGCTGCTTGGAGGAGGAGTTCCTAAAAATTATATTCTCCAGTCCATGCTTGTGACTCCTAAGTCCTTTGACTATGCAATTCAATTAACAATGGATCACCCTGAGACCGGAGGCCTGAGCGGGGCGACTCTTGACGAAGCCCAGTCCTGGGGAAAGGTAGGAGAAAACGCAAAATCAGTAACCGTGTATGCAGATGCTACTATTACTCTCCCGCTCATGGTTGCAGCTGTGCGTACACGCCTTCCAAAGAGGTGA
- a CDS encoding geranylgeranylglycerol-phosphate geranylgeranyltransferase, with product MSAGIRTYMEIIRYGNCLMAGFAAVIGTLIAFNILASNDPGFYSPEKFPFFFSGLVFMVVFLVAGAGNAINDYFDVRIDSINRPDRPIPSGRMKLKEALYFSYILFTLGTLLAFSINPICGLIALFNSLLLIFYAKTLKGTPLLGNLSIGYLTGSSFLFGASVFGLEGLKDLFILFLLAALAITAREIVKDIEDMEGDKIEGADTLPLRVGAKKASYLAVLIGFLAVFLSPLPYVLSVLGLRYLYLILLADLGFLAAIYQLLARNNPTRSSKMFKIAMFFALIAFIAGV from the coding sequence ATGTCCGCAGGCATACGCACATATATGGAGATTATAAGATACGGAAACTGCCTCATGGCAGGTTTTGCAGCCGTAATCGGAACATTGATAGCTTTTAATATCCTGGCTTCCAATGACCCCGGTTTTTATAGCCCTGAAAAATTTCCTTTCTTTTTTTCAGGTCTTGTGTTTATGGTCGTATTTTTGGTTGCAGGCGCAGGAAATGCCATTAATGACTATTTTGATGTCAGGATAGACTCAATCAATCGTCCAGATAGGCCTATTCCATCAGGCAGGATGAAGTTAAAAGAAGCACTTTATTTTTCTTATATCCTGTTTACCCTCGGGACTCTTCTGGCTTTCTCAATCAACCCAATTTGCGGGTTAATTGCACTATTTAATTCCCTTCTACTCATCTTCTACGCAAAAACTCTCAAAGGCACTCCTCTATTAGGAAACCTGAGCATAGGCTACCTTACCGGCTCAAGCTTTTTATTCGGAGCCTCGGTTTTTGGGCTTGAAGGACTCAAAGACCTTTTTATACTCTTCCTGCTTGCAGCCCTTGCGATTACTGCCAGGGAAATTGTAAAGGATATTGAGGACATGGAAGGGGATAAAATTGAAGGAGCAGATACTCTGCCTCTTCGAGTAGGAGCAAAAAAAGCAAGCTACCTTGCAGTGCTTATAGGGTTTCTGGCAGTATTTTTGAGCCCTCTCCCTTATGTTCTGTCAGTACTTGGCCTGCGTTATCTTTACCTTATCCTTCTGGCAGATCTGGGGTTTCTTGCAGCAATCTACCAGCTTCTTGCTCGCAACAATCCTACCAGATCTTCAAAAATGTTCAAGATTGCAATGTTCTTTGCGCTTATTGCTTTTATCGCCGGGGTATAA